AAGGCTCGTAAACGGAAAATCGAGCTCCTGATGGTAAGCTTTAACGCCCATAAGGAAAAGACAGAGGAGGCCATCGCGCTTGCCGGTGAACAGAATATACCCGTGAAAACCGTCACGCCTGAAGAACTCGATGCCGCCTCCAAGGGCAAAACCCACGGCGGCCTGATTGCCATCTGCTCCCATAAACCAACGACCCAGTTTCCTGAACTGCTTGATAGCATTAAAAGTGTGGGGCATAATTCTTTTCTATTGCTCTTAGAAGGAGTGGAGGATGAACAGAACCTCGGATTCATCATCCGTTCGGCAGGGGCATTCGGGGTCAATGCCATGCTCTTAAAGAAGCATATCTGGAACTTTGACGAGCTAACTCTCTCACGGACCTCGGCCGGGGCATATGAACAGATGCCGCTGGTAAAGATAGAAAAGGAAGCCGAGTCATTAAACCAGCTGAAGAAGGCAGGATTGAAGATATTCGGGGCGATTGCCGGGGTTAAAAAGACGCTTTATGATATCGATTTTACCGTTCCGTGCGTTATTGCGCTGGGCGGGGAAAAGAGGGGGCTTTCCGCCGTGGTCAGGGAAAATTGCGACAGCTTCTTTACAATACCCATGCCCCAGCACAACGATGCGGTAGAAAAGCCATCCTTATCATTAAGCCACTCCGCGGCAATTATCATGGCGGAAGTTATGCGCCAGAGACTGAATAAAACCACTGGATAGTAACATCCTCTTATCCTTCTAATCCTAATCTTAATCCCTCATCCCTAATAGAAAATAGTATCTGACTTCTTATCCGAAAATTCCTTAGTACTTATCAGCCAGATATGGAATTCCATATATTATTAGCCCTAATCCGATAGGGGAGTAGAGGGTGTTAAAATACTACCATACAATCATTGTTTTACCCATTCTCCCTCTTTCTAACCGCCAATAAATACTATAATTATAGACGATATCCCCTGTCCACGCCATGGTCTG
The sequence above is a segment of the Planctomycetota bacterium genome. Coding sequences within it:
- a CDS encoding RNA methyltransferase codes for the protein MKEHLEGRQSILSALKARKRKIELLMVSFNAHKEKTEEAIALAGEQNIPVKTVTPEELDAASKGKTHGGLIAICSHKPTTQFPELLDSIKSVGHNSFLLLLEGVEDEQNLGFIIRSAGAFGVNAMLLKKHIWNFDELTLSRTSAGAYEQMPLVKIEKEAESLNQLKKAGLKIFGAIAGVKKTLYDIDFTVPCVIALGGEKRGLSAVVRENCDSFFTIPMPQHNDAVEKPSLSLSHSAAIIMAEVMRQRLNKTTG